One Saccharopolyspora erythraea NRRL 2338 genomic region harbors:
- a CDS encoding alpha/beta fold hydrolase: MTALPQGVETDHIEFPAGKIRFHRAGGSGPAIVLLHGGGVDNGMLSWRHTVPVLAVDHTVFVPDLPGQGGSRPWHGRADQRTCEEALRWLLDAWRVPDATVVGMSMGGSIATGFALRHPQRVRGLVLAAPTGMQARLDRHLLTYLLVKLRFPGMLWARAMGMSSALTRWVMTRSTFTGSQPAADLESILDEVRAEVRSRGTVFSDWQHGAIDRRSMRINHLPHLDRIRCPTMVIHGEKDGIVPMPASQEAARAIPGAMFRWIADAGHWPSREKPNEFNALLREFVNAHP; the protein is encoded by the coding sequence ATGACCGCCCTGCCGCAGGGTGTCGAGACCGATCACATCGAGTTCCCCGCGGGGAAGATCCGATTCCACCGGGCGGGCGGCTCCGGCCCCGCGATCGTCCTGCTGCACGGCGGGGGCGTGGACAACGGCATGCTGAGCTGGCGGCACACCGTCCCGGTGCTCGCCGTCGACCACACCGTGTTCGTACCGGACCTGCCCGGCCAGGGCGGCAGCCGCCCGTGGCATGGGCGCGCCGACCAGCGTACCTGCGAGGAGGCGCTGCGCTGGCTGCTCGACGCGTGGCGGGTCCCCGACGCGACGGTGGTGGGGATGTCGATGGGCGGCAGCATCGCGACCGGCTTCGCGCTGCGCCACCCGCAGCGGGTGCGCGGTCTGGTGCTGGCCGCCCCGACGGGCATGCAGGCGCGGCTGGACCGGCACCTGCTCACCTACCTGCTGGTCAAGCTGCGCTTCCCGGGGATGCTGTGGGCCAGGGCGATGGGCATGAGCAGCGCGCTGACCAGGTGGGTCATGACCCGCAGCACTTTCACGGGGAGTCAGCCGGCCGCGGACCTGGAGTCGATCCTGGACGAGGTGCGGGCGGAGGTGCGCAGCAGGGGCACGGTGTTCTCCGACTGGCAGCACGGTGCGATCGACCGGCGCTCGATGCGGATCAACCACCTGCCGCACCTGGACCGCATCCGCTGCCCCACCATGGTCATCCACGGCGAGAAGGACGGGATCGTGCCGATGCCGGCGTCGCAGGAGGCCGCCAGGGCCATCCCGGGCGCGATGTTCCGGTGGATCGCCGACGCCGGGCACTGGCCGAGCCGCGAGAAGCCCAACGAGTTCAACGCGCTGTTGCGGGAGTTCGTCAACGCCCACCCGTAG
- a CDS encoding F0F1 ATP synthase subunit B, producing the protein MKTQILLAAEGGHNPIIPEPVEIVVGLVAFLLLLFVLWKYAVPRFEKVYEERSKRIEGGIEKAEAAQAEAQRTLEQYRSQLAEARAEAARIRDDARAEGQQIVEEMRAQAQAESERIVSAGQSALAAQRAQIVAELRADLGRQAVDLAGRVVGESLEDEARRRGTVDRFLDELEAASAPASKA; encoded by the coding sequence GTGAAGACGCAGATTTTGCTGGCTGCGGAAGGTGGGCACAACCCCATCATCCCGGAGCCGGTGGAGATCGTGGTCGGCCTTGTCGCCTTCCTGCTCCTGCTGTTCGTGCTCTGGAAGTACGCGGTCCCGCGCTTCGAGAAGGTCTACGAGGAGCGCAGCAAGCGGATCGAGGGCGGCATCGAGAAGGCCGAGGCCGCGCAGGCCGAGGCCCAGCGGACGCTGGAGCAGTACAGGTCCCAGCTCGCCGAGGCCAGGGCGGAGGCGGCCCGGATCCGCGACGACGCCCGCGCCGAGGGGCAGCAGATCGTGGAGGAGATGCGGGCCCAGGCGCAGGCCGAGTCCGAGCGGATCGTGTCCGCCGGCCAGTCCGCGCTGGCCGCGCAGCGGGCCCAGATCGTCGCCGAGCTGCGGGCCGACCTCGGCCGGCAGGCCGTCGACCTGGCCGGCCGCGTGGTCGGGGAGTCCCTGGAGGACGAGGCCCGTCGTCGCGGGACCGTCGACCGGTTCCTCGACGAGCTGGAGGCCGCTTCGGCTCCGGCGTCCAAGGCCTGA
- a CDS encoding F0F1 ATP synthase subunit C, with protein sequence MSNIVLAQAAEAAVNINPGLAAIGYGLGAIGPGIGVGLIWAAVINGTARQPEAQGQLQGIAWISFVLVEVLALIGLVVYFIASAGGAA encoded by the coding sequence GTGAGCAACATCGTTCTCGCCCAGGCCGCCGAAGCCGCCGTGAACATCAACCCGGGTCTGGCCGCGATCGGCTACGGCCTCGGCGCCATCGGCCCGGGCATCGGTGTCGGTCTGATCTGGGCCGCCGTCATCAACGGCACCGCCCGCCAGCCGGAGGCCCAGGGCCAGCTCCAGGGCATCGCCTGGATCTCCTTCGTCCTCGTCGAGGTGCTGGCGCTGATCGGTCTGGTCGTCTACTTCATCGCTTCGGCCGGCGGCGCTGCCTGA
- the prmC gene encoding peptide chain release factor N(5)-glutamine methyltransferase: MTRQPLRLAILEAERVLAAAGVASPRTDAELLAAHLLGVERTKLMMVPLVDPPVVRELEELVRRRAKRVPLQHLTGTAHLGGVTLNVGPGVFVPRPETELLLAWGLALLEGVESPTVVDLCSGSGALALAVAHARPDAAVYAVEVGPAALSWVRRNADQQVAAGDTPIRLYAGDVTDPTLLMDLDGTVDLVLCNPPYVPEGTPVPPEVRDHDPHEAVFGGRDGLDVVRHVVGCAARLLRPGGGVAIEHDDTHGGSVPALLSARRVLTDVEDHTDLAGRPRFATARRAQPQS, from the coding sequence GTGACCCGACAGCCCCTGCGCCTGGCCATCCTCGAAGCGGAGCGCGTGCTCGCCGCCGCTGGTGTGGCGAGCCCGCGTACCGACGCCGAACTGCTGGCCGCGCACTTGCTCGGCGTCGAGCGGACGAAGCTGATGATGGTGCCGCTGGTGGACCCGCCGGTGGTGCGCGAGCTGGAGGAACTGGTGCGCCGGCGCGCCAAGCGCGTCCCGCTCCAGCACCTGACGGGCACGGCGCACCTGGGTGGCGTCACGCTCAACGTGGGCCCGGGGGTGTTCGTCCCGCGCCCGGAGACCGAGCTGCTGCTCGCCTGGGGGCTGGCCCTGCTGGAGGGCGTGGAGTCCCCGACGGTGGTCGACCTGTGCAGCGGGTCCGGCGCGCTCGCGCTCGCGGTGGCCCACGCCCGTCCGGATGCCGCGGTCTACGCGGTCGAGGTCGGGCCCGCCGCGCTGTCCTGGGTGCGGCGCAACGCCGACCAGCAGGTCGCGGCCGGTGACACGCCGATCCGGCTCTACGCCGGGGACGTGACCGACCCGACGCTGCTGATGGATCTCGACGGCACGGTCGACCTGGTCCTGTGCAACCCGCCGTACGTGCCGGAAGGCACCCCGGTGCCGCCGGAGGTCCGCGACCACGACCCGCACGAGGCCGTCTTCGGCGGCCGCGACGGCCTGGACGTCGTCCGCCACGTCGTCGGCTGCGCGGCCCGCCTGCTGCGGCCGGGTGGCGGGGTGGCCATCGAGCACGACGACACCCACGGCGGCTCGGTGCCCGCGCTGCTGTCGGCGCGGCGCGTGCTCACCGACGTCGAGGACCACACCGACCTCGCGGGCAGGCCCCGGTTCGCCACCGCGCGGCGGGCGCAGCCGCAGTCCTAG
- the atpB gene encoding F0F1 ATP synthase subunit A, with product MGALVLAEGGTFVPPGADSFVLPPIFGGVTKPMVLVVLSALIVGAYFVIATRNLKLVPGKGQFVAESIYDFSRNSIARQQIGAKDFRPFVPLIFALFTFILVNNIYGIIPLIQFPTMSRIGFPIALFIVAYLVIHAVGFKRHGFLGYLKHVMFPPGVPKPIYILLSPIEFFQKFIAQPVALAIRVFAAMFAGHLILLVFTIGGQFLLMEASAALKPVSVVAFAFAIALTFVEALIQVLQAYIFALLVANFIGAAMAQEH from the coding sequence TTGGGCGCGCTGGTGCTGGCCGAGGGCGGAACGTTCGTACCGCCAGGGGCCGATAGTTTCGTTCTGCCGCCGATCTTCGGCGGGGTCACCAAACCGATGGTGCTGGTCGTGCTGTCGGCACTGATCGTCGGCGCGTACTTCGTGATCGCGACCCGCAACCTCAAGCTGGTGCCGGGCAAGGGCCAGTTCGTGGCCGAGTCGATCTACGACTTCAGCCGCAACAGCATCGCCAGGCAGCAGATCGGCGCGAAGGACTTCCGTCCGTTCGTCCCGCTGATCTTCGCGTTGTTCACCTTCATCCTGGTCAACAACATCTACGGGATCATCCCGCTGATCCAATTCCCCACGATGTCGCGCATCGGCTTCCCGATCGCCCTGTTCATCGTGGCCTACCTGGTGATCCACGCCGTCGGCTTCAAGCGGCACGGCTTCCTCGGCTACCTCAAGCACGTCATGTTCCCGCCCGGGGTGCCCAAGCCGATCTACATCCTGCTCTCGCCGATCGAGTTCTTCCAGAAGTTCATCGCCCAGCCCGTCGCGCTGGCGATCCGAGTGTTCGCCGCGATGTTCGCCGGACACCTCATCCTGCTGGTGTTCACCATCGGCGGTCAGTTCCTGCTCATGGAGGCGAGCGCGGCGCTGAAGCCGGTGTCCGTCGTCGCCTTCGCCTTCGCCATTGCCTTGACGTTTGTCGAGGCCTTGATCCAGGTGCTCCAGGCATACATCTTCGCGCTGCTCGTCGCCAACTTCATCGGCGCGGCGATGGCGCAGGAGCACTGA
- the atpA gene encoding F0F1 ATP synthase subunit alpha, with protein sequence MAELTISSDEIRSAIEKYVSSYSPEVSREEVGVVTDTGDGIAHVEGLPSVMTEELLEFPGGIYGVAMNLEAQEVGAVILGESDKIEEGQEVRRTGKVLSVPVGDDFLGRVVNPLGEPIDGLGEITAEENRALELQAATVVQRQGVSEPMQTGIKAIDSMTPIGRGQRQLLIGDRKTGKTTVAVDTIINQKGNWESGDPQKQVRCIYVAIGQKGSTIAGVKRSLEEAGALEYTTIVAAPASDSPGLKWLAPYAGSAIGQHWMYQGKHVLIVFDDLTKQAEAYRAISLLLRRPPGREAYPGDVFYLHSRLLERCAKLSDEMGAGSMTGLPIIETKANDVSAYIPTNVISITDGQCFLQSDLFNSGQRPAIDVGISVSRVGGSAQINAIRKVTGSLKIDLAQFRELEAFSAFASDLDATSKAQLDRGARLMEVLKQGQGEPLPVEEEVVSLFLGTKGHLDSVPVEDVRRFESEFLAHMRRTHDTVLKDIVETKKLSDDGAKTIADTAEEFKKQFTTSSGESAAPSEPEAEALAADEVGQETVKVNRPAPKK encoded by the coding sequence ATGGCGGAGCTGACGATCTCGTCGGACGAGATCCGCAGTGCGATCGAGAAGTACGTCTCCAGCTACTCCCCGGAGGTCAGCCGCGAGGAGGTCGGAGTCGTCACCGATACCGGTGACGGCATCGCCCATGTCGAGGGCCTGCCTTCGGTCATGACCGAGGAGCTGCTGGAGTTCCCCGGCGGCATCTACGGCGTCGCGATGAACCTGGAGGCCCAGGAAGTCGGCGCGGTCATCCTGGGTGAGTCGGACAAGATCGAGGAGGGCCAGGAGGTCCGCCGGACCGGCAAGGTGCTGTCGGTCCCGGTGGGCGACGACTTCCTCGGTCGCGTGGTGAACCCGCTGGGTGAGCCCATCGACGGCCTGGGTGAGATCACGGCCGAGGAGAACCGCGCGCTGGAGCTGCAGGCCGCGACGGTCGTGCAGCGCCAGGGCGTCTCCGAGCCGATGCAGACCGGCATCAAGGCCATCGACTCCATGACGCCGATCGGCCGTGGGCAGCGGCAGCTGCTCATCGGTGACCGCAAGACCGGCAAGACCACGGTCGCGGTCGACACGATCATCAACCAGAAGGGCAACTGGGAGAGCGGCGACCCGCAGAAGCAGGTCCGCTGCATCTACGTCGCGATCGGCCAGAAGGGCTCCACGATCGCCGGCGTGAAGCGCTCCCTGGAAGAGGCCGGTGCGCTGGAGTACACCACCATCGTCGCCGCCCCCGCCTCGGACTCGCCCGGTCTGAAGTGGCTGGCCCCCTACGCCGGTTCGGCCATCGGCCAGCACTGGATGTACCAGGGCAAGCACGTCCTGATCGTCTTCGACGACCTCACCAAGCAGGCCGAGGCCTACCGCGCGATCTCGCTGCTGCTGCGGCGCCCGCCGGGCCGCGAGGCCTACCCGGGTGACGTCTTCTACCTGCACTCCCGTCTGCTGGAGCGCTGCGCGAAGCTCTCCGACGAGATGGGCGCGGGTTCGATGACCGGTCTGCCGATCATCGAGACCAAGGCCAACGACGTGTCGGCCTACATCCCGACCAACGTCATCTCCATCACCGACGGCCAGTGCTTCCTGCAGTCGGACCTGTTCAACTCGGGTCAGCGCCCGGCCATCGACGTCGGTATCTCGGTGTCCCGAGTCGGTGGTTCGGCGCAGATCAACGCGATCCGCAAGGTGACCGGTTCGCTCAAGATCGACCTGGCGCAGTTCCGCGAGCTGGAGGCGTTCTCCGCCTTCGCCTCCGACCTCGACGCCACGTCGAAGGCACAGCTCGACCGCGGTGCCCGCCTGATGGAGGTCCTCAAGCAGGGCCAGGGCGAGCCGCTGCCGGTCGAGGAGGAGGTCGTGTCGCTGTTCCTGGGCACCAAGGGCCACCTGGACTCGGTGCCGGTGGAGGACGTGCGGCGCTTCGAGTCGGAGTTCCTGGCCCACATGCGGCGCACCCACGACACCGTCCTCAAGGACATCGTGGAGACCAAGAAGCTCTCCGACGACGGCGCCAAGACGATCGCCGACACCGCCGAGGAGTTCAAGAAGCAGTTCACCACCTCCTCGGGTGAGTCGGCCGCGCCCAGCGAGCCCGAAGCCGAAGCCCTCGCCGCCGACGAGGTCGGGCAGGAGACCGTGAAGGTCAACCGCCCGGCCCCGAAGAAGTGA
- a CDS encoding L-threonylcarbamoyladenylate synthase produces the protein MSTVYDCSRPDSRESGLAAAANAVRAGGLVVLPTDTVYGIGADAFDSNAVASLLAAKGRGPDMPVPVLVGSWSTVDGLVMSVPQQARALIEAFWPGGLSIVLPQAPSLSWDLGNTRGTVNLRMPLHPVALDLLREVGPMAVSSANRTGHPPASTATEAREQLGDSVSVYLDGGPSGEPVASTIVDLTQAQPRVLREGAVGLDDLADVLGVDAESLR, from the coding sequence GTGAGCACCGTCTATGACTGCAGTCGCCCGGACAGCCGGGAATCCGGGCTCGCCGCCGCCGCGAACGCGGTTCGCGCGGGCGGCCTGGTCGTGTTGCCCACCGACACCGTCTACGGGATCGGCGCGGACGCCTTCGACTCCAACGCCGTGGCCTCGCTGCTGGCGGCGAAGGGCCGCGGGCCGGACATGCCGGTCCCGGTGCTGGTCGGCTCGTGGTCCACTGTGGATGGGCTGGTGATGTCCGTGCCGCAGCAGGCCCGCGCGCTGATCGAGGCGTTCTGGCCGGGCGGGCTGTCGATCGTGCTGCCGCAGGCGCCGTCGCTGTCCTGGGACCTCGGCAACACCCGCGGCACCGTCAACCTGCGGATGCCGCTGCACCCCGTCGCGCTCGACCTGCTGCGCGAGGTCGGTCCGATGGCGGTGTCCAGCGCCAACCGCACCGGGCATCCGCCGGCCTCGACCGCGACCGAGGCGCGCGAGCAGCTCGGCGACTCCGTCTCGGTCTACCTGGACGGCGGTCCCTCCGGCGAGCCGGTCGCCTCGACGATCGTCGACCTCACGCAGGCGCAGCCGAGGGTGCTGCGCGAGGGCGCGGTGGGCTTGGACGACCTGGCCGACGTGCTCGGCGTCGACGCCGAGTCGCTGCGCTGA
- a CDS encoding F0F1 ATP synthase subunit delta, giving the protein MSTLVNAASRDALAATELQLLQATDGAAAAEITGLADELFGVAELLRREATLRRALADASTDPRTREDLARGLLADRLGGRALPVVVEAVRSRWSSAKDLISGLERLARTALLVQAERAGRLDAVEDELFRLGRIIGGQVDLERLLSDPTTSAEGKATVVDQLISGKVEEVTQSLVRQLVTHPQGRVSDGLEELAELSAKRRERSVAHVRSATPLSEEQQQRLASTLQRIYSRPIALHLEVDPDLGGGLLVRVGDEIIDGSVAGRLQSLRRDLAD; this is encoded by the coding sequence TTGAGCACCCTCGTGAACGCCGCGAGCCGCGACGCGCTGGCAGCCACCGAGCTGCAGCTGCTGCAGGCCACCGACGGGGCCGCGGCCGCGGAGATCACCGGGCTCGCCGACGAGCTGTTCGGCGTGGCCGAGCTGCTGCGCCGGGAGGCCACTCTGCGGCGAGCGCTCGCCGACGCCTCGACGGACCCGCGGACCAGGGAGGACCTGGCCCGCGGGCTTCTGGCGGACAGGCTCGGCGGCCGCGCGCTGCCGGTCGTGGTGGAGGCGGTCCGGTCGCGCTGGTCGAGCGCGAAGGACCTGATCAGCGGCCTGGAGCGGTTGGCCCGCACCGCCCTGCTGGTGCAGGCTGAACGTGCCGGGCGGCTCGATGCGGTGGAGGACGAGCTGTTCCGCCTCGGTCGCATCATCGGTGGCCAGGTCGACCTGGAGCGCTTGCTGTCGGACCCGACCACGAGCGCCGAGGGCAAGGCGACCGTCGTCGACCAGCTCATCTCGGGCAAGGTCGAGGAGGTCACCCAGAGCCTGGTCCGCCAGCTCGTCACGCACCCCCAGGGCCGCGTGAGCGACGGGCTGGAGGAGCTCGCGGAGCTGTCGGCAAAGCGCCGGGAGCGTTCCGTCGCGCACGTCCGGTCCGCGACCCCGCTCAGCGAGGAGCAGCAGCAGCGGCTGGCAAGCACGCTGCAGCGGATCTACTCCCGCCCGATCGCGCTCCACCTCGAGGTGGACCCCGATCTCGGCGGCGGGCTGCTGGTCCGCGTCGGTGACGAGATCATCGACGGCAGCGTCGCGGGACGCCTGCAGTCCCTGCGCCGCGACCTCGCCGACTAG
- the prfA gene encoding peptide chain release factor 1 produces the protein METSKLDGLLAEYAELERRLADPEVHADQAGARKLGRRYAELTPVVRCSKELDQARSDLATARELADEDPAFAEEAESLAESVPALEAKLTELLLPRDPHDASDVLLEVKSGEGGEESALFAGDLLRMYLRFAERQGWRTEILDATESDLGGYKDATVAVKTKAGDTGPDGVWSKLKFEGGVHRVQRVPVTESQGRVHTSAAGVLVYPEPEEVEVEVDEKDLRIDVYRSSGPGGQSVNTTDSAVRITHLPTGIVVSCQNEKSQLQNKIRAIQVLRARLQALAEEEAEREASETRRSQVRTVDRSERIRTYNFPENRISDHRVNYKAYNLDQVLDGDLDGVLGALVAADRQERLATAE, from the coding sequence GTGGAGACGTCCAAGCTCGATGGTCTGCTCGCCGAGTACGCGGAGTTGGAGCGGCGGCTGGCCGATCCCGAGGTGCACGCCGACCAGGCGGGTGCCCGCAAGCTGGGGCGCCGCTACGCCGAGCTGACCCCGGTCGTGCGCTGCTCCAAGGAGCTCGACCAGGCCCGCTCGGACCTGGCCACCGCCCGTGAGCTGGCCGACGAGGACCCGGCCTTCGCCGAGGAGGCCGAGTCGCTGGCCGAGTCGGTGCCCGCGCTGGAGGCCAAGCTCACCGAGCTGCTGCTGCCGCGCGACCCGCACGACGCCTCCGACGTGCTGCTGGAGGTCAAGTCCGGCGAGGGCGGCGAGGAGTCCGCGCTGTTCGCGGGCGACCTGCTGCGGATGTACCTGCGCTTCGCCGAGCGGCAGGGCTGGCGCACCGAGATCCTGGACGCCACCGAGTCCGACCTCGGCGGCTACAAGGACGCGACGGTGGCGGTCAAGACCAAGGCAGGCGACACCGGTCCCGACGGCGTCTGGTCGAAGCTGAAGTTCGAGGGCGGCGTGCACCGCGTCCAGCGGGTGCCGGTCACCGAGTCGCAGGGCCGCGTGCACACCTCGGCCGCCGGTGTCCTGGTCTACCCGGAGCCGGAGGAGGTCGAGGTCGAGGTCGACGAGAAGGACCTGCGCATCGACGTCTACCGCTCGTCCGGGCCCGGCGGGCAGAGCGTGAACACCACCGACTCGGCGGTGCGCATCACCCACCTTCCGACCGGCATCGTGGTGTCCTGCCAGAACGAGAAGTCGCAGCTGCAGAACAAGATCCGCGCGATCCAGGTGCTGCGCGCCCGCCTGCAGGCGCTGGCCGAGGAGGAGGCCGAGCGCGAGGCGTCCGAGACGCGCCGCAGCCAGGTGCGCACGGTGGACCGCTCCGAGCGCATCCGCACCTACAACTTCCCCGAGAACCGGATCTCCGACCACCGGGTGAACTACAAGGCCTACAACCTCGACCAGGTCCTCGACGGCGACCTGGACGGCGTGCTCGGCGCGCTCGTGGCGGCCGACCGCCAGGAGCGGCTGGCCACCGCCGAGTGA
- the rpmE gene encoding 50S ribosomal protein L31, with the protein MKSGIHPEYVTTQVNCGCGNSFTTRSTRTSGQITVEICSNCHPFYTGKQKILDTGGRVARFEARYGRRKK; encoded by the coding sequence TTGAAGTCTGGTATTCACCCCGAGTACGTGACCACCCAGGTCAACTGCGGTTGTGGCAACTCCTTCACCACGCGCAGCACCCGCACCAGCGGCCAGATCACCGTCGAGATCTGCTCCAACTGCCACCCGTTCTACACGGGCAAGCAGAAGATCCTCGACACCGGTGGCCGCGTCGCCCGCTTCGAGGCCCGTTACGGCCGCCGCAAGAAGTAG
- a CDS encoding glycosyltransferase family 4 protein, protein MDNAPAWAPAGLPAREYLLVLLTAAAVTFLLTGLVRLLAMRVGAVAYPRKRDVHVKPIPRMGGVAMYGGVLAAMFLADNLPALSRGFDYSKDAVAVIVAGGLIVLVGALDDRFELDSLTKLAGQVTAAGILVLSGVQWYMIGVPWGGGEDQLGQIVVLGSNQGQLLTVLLIVAMVNAMNFVDGLDGLASGIGLIAASATSVFCLGLLAKHGGDVTAYPPALIAATIAGACLGFLPFNFQPAKIFMGDSGSMLIGLMLATASTTASGKLDINTAELKDTIALLSPLLVVAAVLFVPLLDLSLAVVRRTRAGKSPFHADKMHLHHRLLEIGHSQRRAVLLIYLWASVIAFGAVSLTLFNAVVVAWVVGLGVLVAAIISVVPRMRARAAERESQRES, encoded by the coding sequence ATGGACAACGCACCCGCATGGGCACCCGCCGGACTGCCGGCCCGTGAGTACCTGCTCGTCCTGCTCACCGCGGCGGCGGTGACGTTCCTGCTCACAGGACTCGTCCGGCTGCTGGCGATGAGGGTCGGCGCGGTCGCCTACCCGCGCAAGCGCGACGTGCACGTCAAGCCGATCCCGCGGATGGGCGGCGTGGCGATGTACGGCGGCGTGCTCGCCGCGATGTTCCTGGCCGACAACCTGCCTGCGCTGTCGAGGGGTTTCGACTACTCCAAGGACGCGGTCGCGGTGATCGTCGCGGGCGGGCTGATCGTGCTGGTCGGCGCCCTCGACGACCGCTTCGAGCTGGACTCGCTGACCAAGCTGGCCGGGCAGGTCACCGCCGCGGGCATCCTCGTGCTCTCGGGCGTGCAGTGGTACATGATCGGCGTGCCCTGGGGCGGCGGCGAGGACCAGCTCGGCCAGATCGTGGTGCTGGGCAGCAACCAGGGCCAGCTGCTCACCGTGCTGCTCATCGTGGCCATGGTCAACGCGATGAACTTCGTCGACGGGCTCGACGGCCTGGCCTCCGGCATCGGGCTCATCGCGGCCAGCGCCACCAGCGTCTTCTGCCTGGGGCTGCTGGCCAAGCACGGCGGCGACGTCACCGCCTACCCGCCCGCGCTGATCGCGGCCACCATCGCCGGCGCCTGCCTGGGCTTCCTGCCCTTCAACTTCCAGCCCGCCAAGATCTTCATGGGCGACTCCGGCTCGATGCTCATCGGCCTGATGCTGGCCACCGCCAGCACCACCGCTTCGGGCAAGCTCGACATCAACACCGCCGAGCTCAAGGACACCATCGCGCTGCTGTCGCCGCTGCTGGTCGTCGCGGCGGTGCTGTTCGTGCCGCTGCTGGACCTCAGCCTGGCCGTCGTCCGGCGCACCAGGGCGGGCAAGAGCCCGTTCCACGCCGACAAGATGCACCTGCACCACCGCCTGCTGGAGATCGGGCACTCGCAGCGGCGCGCGGTGCTGCTCATCTACCTGTGGGCGAGCGTGATCGCCTTCGGCGCGGTGTCGTTGACGCTGTTCAACGCGGTGGTCGTGGCCTGGGTCGTCGGCCTGGGGGTTCTGGTGGCGGCTATCATCTCGGTGGTCCCGCGGATGCGGGCCCGAGCCGCCGAGCGAGAGAGCCAGCGAGAGAGCTGA